The Oryzomonas sagensis genome window below encodes:
- a CDS encoding TPM domain-containing protein, with translation MRLRNIFILALLVLLPLPLPALDVPQLNGRVNDYARMLSPETVRQLDQKLAAFERDSSTQIAVLTVPTLQGDDLEQFSIHVAEQWKLGQKGKDNGVLLILAQAERKVRIEVGMGLQGVLPDITASHIIRDVMRPYLKADNFDQGVTAGIDAIISATRGEFTASPQDAGKRAHKKSSASFPVLLLLIAVVAVLLGAFSRYLSGLAGAVGLPLAAFLAFPGLGVTMLLILAGVGLVVGFLLSLLFSGMFGGGGGGGFYGGGWGGGGFYGGGGGSSGGDDGFSGGGGGFDGGGSSDDY, from the coding sequence ATGAGGTTACGCAACATCTTCATACTGGCGCTTCTGGTTCTTCTGCCGCTCCCGTTGCCGGCCCTCGATGTCCCGCAGCTCAACGGACGGGTCAACGATTATGCCCGGATGCTGTCGCCCGAAACCGTGCGGCAACTGGATCAAAAACTGGCCGCCTTCGAGCGTGACTCATCCACCCAGATAGCCGTGCTGACCGTCCCCACGCTCCAGGGGGACGACCTGGAACAATTTTCCATCCATGTGGCCGAACAGTGGAAGCTCGGCCAGAAGGGCAAGGACAACGGTGTGCTGCTGATCCTGGCCCAGGCCGAGCGCAAGGTGCGCATCGAGGTCGGCATGGGGCTCCAGGGGGTGCTGCCGGACATAACCGCCAGCCATATCATCCGTGACGTCATGCGCCCCTATCTCAAAGCCGACAACTTCGACCAGGGCGTCACCGCCGGCATCGACGCCATCATCTCCGCGACCAGGGGGGAGTTCACGGCTTCCCCCCAGGATGCGGGCAAACGTGCCCATAAGAAGAGTTCTGCTTCGTTCCCCGTACTTCTGCTGCTGATCGCTGTCGTGGCCGTCCTGCTCGGCGCGTTTTCCCGCTACCTGAGCGGCCTGGCCGGGGCGGTCGGCCTGCCGTTGGCGGCCTTCCTGGCCTTTCCCGGCCTGGGCGTGACGATGCTGTTGATCCTGGCCGGCGTCGGCCTCGTGGTGGGATTTCTGCTCAGCCTGCTGTTCTCCGGCATGTTCGGTGGAGGCGGGGGCGGCGGCTTCTACGGAGGCGGTTGGGGAGGCGGCGGTTTCTATGGCGGGGGGGGAGGCTCATCCGGCGGCGACGACGGTTTTTCCGGCGGGGGCGGCGGCTTCGATGGCGGCGGGTCGTCGGATGACTACTGA
- the ruvA gene encoding Holliday junction branch migration protein RuvA, which yields MIALLTGVIAYKSPDHIILDVHGVGYRVLIPFSTYYELPEEGGTASLHIHTSVREDAIQLYGFRTRLEKSFFQLLISVSGVGPKMARDILSNIQPGPLAQALVQGDVHKLSAIPGIGKKTAERLALELKDKAGKLDLASAPAFEAREIPAEDVMDDVVSALLNLGYKEPQVRKALGGLDATGGGTVEELLKQALKILMK from the coding sequence ATGATCGCGCTGCTGACCGGGGTTATCGCCTATAAATCGCCGGATCACATCATCCTCGACGTACACGGCGTCGGCTATCGGGTGTTGATCCCCTTTTCCACCTACTACGAACTGCCCGAGGAGGGGGGGACCGCCTCGCTCCACATCCATACCAGCGTGCGTGAGGACGCCATTCAACTCTACGGCTTTCGCACCCGCCTGGAAAAATCCTTTTTCCAACTGCTGATCTCGGTCTCGGGCGTCGGCCCCAAGATGGCCCGCGACATCCTCTCCAACATCCAGCCCGGCCCGCTTGCCCAGGCCCTCGTCCAGGGGGATGTCCACAAACTCTCCGCAATTCCGGGCATCGGCAAGAAGACCGCCGAGCGCCTGGCCCTGGAATTGAAGGACAAAGCCGGCAAGCTGGATCTGGCTTCAGCCCCGGCCTTCGAGGCACGGGAGATACCGGCGGAGGATGTCATGGACGATGTCGTCTCGGCGCTGCTCAATCTGGGGTACAAGGAACCGCAGGTGCGCAAGGCCCTGGGGGGACTTGACGCCACAGGTGGGGGCACGGTGGAAGAGTTGCTCAAGCAGGCTTTGAAGATACTGATGAAATGA